A window of Chloroflexota bacterium genomic DNA:
TGTCGGCGAGGATGCGGAGTCCTTCGAGACCCGTCTCCACGCACGCTGCTTCGGCACGGTCCTTGGCTTCCCCGTCGACGAAGTCGCCGGTCGAGCGCTGGGCATAGACGGCGCACACGACGCCGGCACGACTGCGGGCCAGGCCCGCGAGCACGAGCAGCGCCGATGCCTCCATCTCGAAATTCAACACCCGCTGCCGGGCCATCTCTTCGGCGAGGTCAGGGTAGCGGATGGGGAGTCGCGGGATCGGCCGGCCCTGCGCGCCGAAGAACCCGGGCGCTGTGGCGGTGATCCCGACATGGGCGCGGTGGCCGAGGACGTGGGCCGCCTCGACGAGCGCGGCGACCGCCTCGTAGTCGGCGACCGCTGGGTAGCCGTCGTGGACGAAGAAGCTCGTCGTCGCCTCCAGACGGACCGCGCCGCTCGTGATGATGAGGTCGCCGAGGCCGATCTCCGGCTGCAGCGCCCCGCAGGAACCGACGCGGATGAACGTGGGGTTGTCCGTGATGGCCAGGATCTCGGCGACGACGATCTCGACGTTGTCCGTCCCGATCCCGGTCGACACGATCGACACGCGTCGGCCGCGATACATGCCGGTGACCGTCGCGAACTCGCGGTTCCGTCGTTCGAGCTCGACCGACTCGAGTCGCGTGGCGATCCGGGCGGTCCGGTCGGGATCGCCGGGGAGGAGGATGTACTCGGCCACCTCGCCGCGGCCGAGTGCGATGTGGTACTGCCGTTCTCCGATCGGGAGTGCGACGCGGTGGTCCGCGTTCGTCGGCAAGACCTCGTCCCTCGCTCACCGGTGTGCTTCGCGGGCGCGAAACTCGGCCGAGGATAGCCCCGCGCTCGAACGAGCGTCAACCTGAACCGAGCGTGGGTCACGCTCGGGTGATACGGCTCCGTCCGCCGACCGCCATGCCATCGGCGTCGTGGGGGGCGCCGCCACGACAGTTTCGAGGCGGATCGCGATCCTCCGGGCGCGCGTGCGACGGAGGTGTCGACGGCGGAGGACCACCGCCCCGATGGCCGCGACGACCACGAGGACGAGCGCTCCGAGACCGGCCGGCGCGGTGTCGCCGAGGCCGCGCGCCTCGCCGAGTCCGGCGGTCGTGACGGGTTTGCCCTCGGTCGGCGGTAGCGGTCCGTTGGGATCGACCCGGTCATCCGGGGCCAGCGCTGCGCTCGAGGAACCCGACGGATCGCCCGTTCCGAGGTCGTCGACGCGAACGATCCCCGCCGCGGCGGTCACCCGGAGCCGCGGGCCGGCCTCGACCCGGCCGATGGCGTCGAGCGCGTCGCCGGGGGCGAGGATGGACAGGTACATGGCGGCCTCACCCGTCAGGGCGACGTCACCGATACCGGTCCCGTCGTCGAGACGGATCGTGCCCCGCTCGCTGCCGACCGCGACGACGATCCCGCCGATCCTCACCATCTCATCGAGGTGGTCGGTGAGGGTGGAGACGTCGACGTCGAGTGGCTCCGGGACGACTGCGGCCGCCGTGGGAGGCGTCGCACCGTCCGAGCCGGGCGTCCCGGAGCCGGGACGGTCCCGACCGGTCCCTCGGCCGAAGGATGCCGAGCCTCCCGCGACGCTCACGACGACGTCCCTGATCGATCGAGGCATGACGGCGAATCGACGGTCCCTGGCGCTGGGATATGGGCGCCGGACGACCCCCACGATGGACGCCCGATGGC
This region includes:
- a CDS encoding nucleoside phosphorylase — its product is MGERQYHIALGRGEVAEYILLPGDPDRTARIATRLESVELERRNREFATVTGMYRGRRVSIVSTGIGTDNVEIVVAEILAITDNPTFIRVGSCGALQPEIGLGDLIITSGAVRLEATTSFFVHDGYPAVADYEAVAALVEAAHVLGHRAHVGITATAPGFFGAQGRPIPRLPIRYPDLAEEMARQRVLNFEMEASALLVLAGLARSRAGVVCAVYAQRSTGDFVDGEAKDRAEAACVETGLEGLRILADMDRQRREASADRWRPSLWGRS